In Rhizobium sp. WSM4643, the following are encoded in one genomic region:
- a CDS encoding lipopolysaccharide biosynthesis protein has protein sequence MAVIETAEKMLPAGLRPIGGRTLRMLAAVLTERGEKAAAQRMALTAFSIRILSAALAFVSQIVLARLMGEYEYGIFVFVWVLVVVFGDLSCLGFHTAIVRFLPQYRAAGAFEEIRGLTGTARIFALLSGTAVLAAGMLGLHFFGDMIQVYYLVPIFIGLLAMPMIALGDILEGTSRANHWPVMALSPVYIVRPILIILFMLIAITIGAEHTAVTAMQAALVATFVTALGQYVATLYRLRRHYDEGPRKVDFLAWFSVAFPIFLIEGVSFLLTNSDVVVVGIFLEPHDVAIYFAAAKTMALVHFINFSVKAASGPRFSSIIAEGDHAQLATAAIDAARWTFWPALGVGLVVLAAGHLLLSLFGGAFTSGYLVMAILLAGILAKSLVGPAETLLMMAGKQNLCVALYAGALTANVSLNLALIPHYGIEGTAIATASAMAVEAILLHMAVRRTLGIVLFAFASPSTATPEMRVR, from the coding sequence ATGGCGGTCATAGAAACAGCGGAGAAGATGCTGCCCGCGGGCCTGCGCCCAATCGGCGGCCGTACGCTGCGCATGCTTGCCGCCGTGCTCACCGAACGCGGGGAGAAGGCGGCCGCCCAGCGCATGGCGCTGACGGCGTTTTCGATCCGTATCCTCAGCGCAGCACTCGCCTTCGTCTCCCAGATCGTGCTTGCCCGGCTGATGGGCGAGTATGAATACGGCATCTTCGTTTTCGTCTGGGTGCTGGTCGTCGTCTTCGGCGATCTCTCATGCCTCGGTTTCCACACCGCGATCGTCCGCTTCTTGCCGCAATACAGGGCTGCCGGCGCCTTCGAGGAAATCCGCGGCCTGACCGGCACGGCGCGGATCTTCGCGCTGCTGTCCGGCACGGCGGTGCTCGCCGCCGGCATGCTCGGGCTGCATTTCTTCGGCGATATGATCCAGGTCTATTATCTCGTCCCGATCTTCATCGGCCTGCTCGCCATGCCGATGATCGCGCTCGGCGACATTCTGGAAGGCACATCACGGGCGAACCATTGGCCGGTGATGGCGCTGAGCCCGGTCTACATCGTCCGCCCGATCCTCATCATCCTCTTCATGCTGATCGCGATTACCATCGGCGCCGAGCACACGGCCGTCACCGCAATGCAGGCAGCACTGGTCGCCACCTTCGTCACCGCTCTCGGCCAGTATGTCGCAACGCTCTACCGCCTTCGCCGGCATTATGACGAAGGCCCGCGCAAGGTCGATTTCCTCGCCTGGTTCAGCGTCGCCTTCCCGATTTTCCTGATCGAGGGCGTGAGCTTCCTGCTCACCAATTCCGATGTCGTCGTCGTCGGCATCTTCCTCGAGCCGCACGACGTTGCCATCTATTTCGCCGCCGCCAAGACGATGGCGCTGGTGCATTTCATCAATTTCTCGGTCAAGGCGGCCTCCGGCCCGCGCTTTTCCTCGATCATCGCCGAAGGCGACCACGCCCAGCTGGCAACCGCTGCCATCGACGCCGCCCGCTGGACCTTCTGGCCGGCACTCGGGGTCGGCCTTGTCGTGCTTGCGGCCGGCCATCTGCTGCTGTCGCTCTTTGGCGGCGCCTTTACATCAGGCTATCTGGTGATGGCGATCCTGCTCGCCGGCATCCTTGCCAAATCGCTGGTCGGCCCGGCCGAAACGCTGCTGATGATGGCAGGCAAGCAGAACCTCTGCGTCGCACTCTATGCCGGCGCATTGACGGCCAATGTCAGCCTCAACCTCGCATTGATCCCACACTACGGCATCGAGGGCACGGCGATCGCCACCGCCTCCGCCATGGCTGTCGAGGCGATCCTGCTGCATATGGCCGTGCGCCGCACGCTCGGCATCGTCCTTTTCGCCTTCGCCAGCCCCTCCACCGCAACGCCTGAAATGAGAGTTCGATAG
- the secA gene encoding preprotein translocase subunit SecA: protein MVSFGGIARKLFGSSNDRRVRSFQPNVIAINSIEEKTKALTDEQLAAKTVEFRALLAEGKTLDDILIPAFAVVREASRRVLGLRPFDVQLVGGMILHSNAIAEMKTGEGKTLVATLPVYLNALSGKGVHVVTVNDYLAQRDAANMGRVYGFLGMTTGVIVHGLSDEERHAAYACDITYATNNELGFDYLRDNMKYEKNQMVQRGHNFAIVDEVDSILVDEARTPLIISGPLDDRSELYNTIDAFIPMLAPSDYEIDEKQRSANFSEEGTEKLENLLRQAGLLKGNALYDIENVAIVHHINNALKAHKLFQRDKDYIVRNDEVVIIDEFTGRMMPGRRYSEGQHQALEAKEKVQIQPENQTLASITFQNYFRMYDKLAGMTGTAQTEAEEFANIYNLDVIEVPTNLPIKRLDEDDEVYRTFDEKFKAIIEEILDAHKRGQPVLVGTTSIEKSELLAERLRKQGFDDFKVLNARYHEQEAYIVAQAGVPGAITIATNMAGRGTDIQLGGNLDMRIERELGEVEAGPERDARIQAIIEEIKQLKQKALEAGGLYVIATERHESRRIDNQLRGRSGRQGDPGRSKFYLSLQDDLMRIFGSDRMDSMLTKLGLKEGEAIVHPWINKALERAQKKVEARNFDIRKNLLKYDDVLNDQRKVIFEQRLELMESTNISETVSDMRREVIEDMVDKHIPERAYAEQWDAVGLKTGALNILNLDLPVEDWVKEEGIGEDDIRERLTEAANAAFTEKAERFGDDIMHYVERSIVMQTLDHLWREHIVNLDHLRSVIGFRGYAQRDPLQEYKSEAFELFTALLNNLREAVTAQLMRVELVQQAPAEPEPPLMQAHHLDPTTGEDDFAPAIYQASEVIVSPENRNPDDPATWGKVGRNETCPCGSGKKYKHCHGAFEQV from the coding sequence ATGGTCAGCTTTGGCGGTATAGCCCGCAAGTTATTTGGGTCTTCCAACGACCGCCGCGTGCGGTCCTTCCAGCCGAACGTCATTGCCATCAACTCTATCGAAGAGAAGACGAAGGCCCTGACGGACGAGCAGCTCGCGGCAAAGACCGTGGAGTTTCGCGCCCTGCTCGCCGAGGGCAAGACGCTCGACGACATTCTGATCCCGGCCTTTGCCGTCGTGCGCGAAGCCTCGCGCCGCGTCCTCGGCCTGCGACCTTTTGACGTACAGCTAGTCGGCGGCATGATCCTGCATTCGAATGCGATCGCCGAGATGAAGACCGGCGAAGGCAAGACCCTCGTCGCCACCCTGCCGGTCTATCTGAACGCGCTTTCCGGCAAGGGCGTGCACGTCGTCACCGTCAACGATTACCTCGCCCAGCGCGATGCCGCCAACATGGGCCGCGTCTACGGCTTCCTCGGCATGACCACCGGCGTCATCGTCCACGGCCTTTCCGACGAGGAACGTCACGCGGCCTATGCCTGCGACATCACTTACGCCACCAACAACGAACTCGGCTTCGATTATCTGCGCGATAACATGAAGTACGAGAAGAACCAGATGGTCCAGCGCGGCCACAACTTCGCGATCGTCGACGAAGTGGACTCGATCCTGGTCGACGAGGCGCGCACCCCGCTGATCATCTCCGGTCCGCTCGACGACCGCTCCGAACTCTATAACACGATCGACGCCTTCATTCCGATGCTGGCTCCCAGCGATTACGAGATCGACGAAAAGCAGCGCTCCGCCAACTTCTCCGAAGAGGGCACCGAGAAGCTGGAAAACCTGCTCCGCCAGGCCGGCCTCTTGAAGGGCAACGCGCTCTACGACATTGAGAACGTTGCCATCGTCCACCACATCAACAATGCGCTGAAAGCTCACAAGCTCTTCCAGCGCGACAAGGACTATATCGTCCGCAACGACGAAGTGGTCATCATCGACGAGTTCACCGGCCGTATGATGCCGGGCCGCCGCTATTCGGAAGGCCAGCACCAGGCGCTCGAAGCCAAGGAAAAGGTGCAGATCCAGCCGGAAAACCAGACGCTGGCCTCGATCACCTTCCAGAATTACTTCCGCATGTACGACAAGCTCGCCGGCATGACCGGTACGGCGCAGACGGAAGCGGAAGAATTCGCCAACATCTACAATCTCGATGTCATCGAGGTCCCGACCAACCTGCCGATCAAGCGCCTCGACGAGGACGACGAGGTCTACCGGACCTTCGACGAGAAGTTCAAGGCGATCATCGAAGAGATCCTCGACGCCCACAAGCGCGGTCAGCCGGTGCTGGTCGGCACCACCTCGATCGAGAAATCGGAACTGCTTGCCGAGCGCCTGCGCAAGCAGGGCTTCGACGACTTCAAGGTGCTGAACGCCCGCTACCACGAGCAGGAAGCCTATATCGTCGCCCAGGCCGGCGTGCCGGGTGCCATCACCATCGCCACCAACATGGCCGGCCGCGGCACCGACATCCAGCTCGGCGGCAACCTCGACATGCGCATCGAGCGCGAACTCGGCGAAGTCGAAGCCGGTCCGGAGCGTGACGCCCGGATCCAGGCGATCATCGAGGAGATCAAACAGCTTAAGCAGAAGGCGCTCGAAGCCGGCGGTCTCTACGTCATCGCTACCGAACGCCATGAAAGCCGCCGCATCGACAACCAGCTCCGCGGCCGCTCCGGCCGTCAGGGCGACCCCGGCCGCTCGAAGTTCTACCTCTCGCTTCAGGACGACCTGATGCGCATCTTCGGTTCCGACCGCATGGACAGCATGCTGACCAAGCTCGGCCTCAAGGAGGGCGAGGCGATCGTCCATCCCTGGATCAACAAGGCCCTGGAGCGCGCCCAGAAGAAGGTCGAAGCTCGCAACTTCGATATCCGCAAGAACCTGTTGAAGTATGACGACGTTCTCAACGATCAGCGCAAGGTGATCTTCGAGCAGCGCCTCGAACTGATGGAATCGACCAACATATCCGAGACCGTTTCCGACATGCGCCGCGAGGTGATAGAGGACATGGTCGACAAGCATATCCCCGAGCGCGCCTATGCCGAACAATGGGATGCTGTCGGCCTGAAGACCGGCGCTTTGAACATCCTCAATCTCGACCTGCCGGTCGAGGACTGGGTGAAGGAAGAAGGAATCGGCGAGGACGATATCCGCGAGCGCCTGACCGAAGCCGCCAATGCGGCCTTCACGGAAAAGGCCGAGCGTTTCGGCGACGACATCATGCATTATGTCGAACGCTCGATCGTCATGCAGACGCTTGATCATCTTTGGCGCGAGCACATCGTCAACCTGGACCATCTGCGCTCCGTCATCGGCTTCCGCGGCTATGCCCAGCGCGATCCGCTACAGGAATACAAGTCGGAGGCCTTCGAGCTCTTCACCGCGCTGCTCAACAATCTGCGCGAGGCCGTCACTGCCCAGTTGATGCGCGTCGAACTGGTGCAGCAGGCGCCTGCCGAGCCTGAACCGCCGCTGATGCAGGCCCATCATCTGGATCCGACGACCGGCGAGGACGATTTCGCCCCGGCGATCTACCAGGCGTCGGAAGTCATCGTTTCGCCTGAAAACCGCAACCCGGATGATCCCGCCACCTGGGGCAAGGTCGGCCGCAACGAGACCTGCCCCTGCGGCTCCGGCAAGAAATACAAGCACTGCCACGGCGCCTTCGAGCAGGTCTGA